The following proteins come from a genomic window of Pseudomonas sp. J452:
- the moaE gene encoding molybdopterin synthase catalytic subunit MoaE has protein sequence MTVRVEPTAFDPGAELNALHAAQLGIGAVVGFVGYVRDFNDGQDVHGMFLEHYPGMTEKALQKIVVEAEQRWPLLRVEIVHRVGQLPPGEPIVFVGTASAHRQAAFDACNFIMDYLKTRAPFWKKEDTAEGARWVEGRASDQDAAGRWSKS, from the coding sequence ATGACCGTTCGCGTCGAACCCACGGCCTTCGACCCCGGCGCCGAGCTGAACGCCCTGCATGCGGCGCAGCTGGGCATCGGTGCGGTGGTCGGTTTTGTCGGCTACGTGCGCGACTTCAATGACGGCCAGGACGTGCACGGTATGTTCCTCGAACACTACCCGGGCATGACCGAGAAGGCCCTGCAGAAGATCGTGGTGGAAGCCGAGCAGCGCTGGCCGCTGCTACGCGTAGAAATCGTCCACCGCGTCGGCCAGTTGCCGCCGGGCGAGCCGATCGTCTTCGTCGGCACCGCCAGCGCCCACCGCCAGGCGGCCTTCGACGCCTGCAACTTCATCATGGACTACCTCAAGACCCGCGCGCCGTTCTGGAAGAAGGAAGACACGGCCGAAGGCGCACGCTGGGTGGAGGGGCGGGCCAGCGATCAGGACGCGGCCGGGCGCTGGAGCAAGTCCTGA
- a CDS encoding YjfI family protein, protein MESKSSAHYQRLFRQRLREQGLVKKEVWILPEHAHVLAALERKLRQPQSGLASMEKEGDMSMSQVWTAQALFDALSATELFTDGRAAVELIDGADASLHVTMREYGDLPLFIAVFGEQIIVEALLWPLADVRDAAAFNEEVLRSHKLFPLSCIGLETLPDGQACYTMFGALSASSILANVVQEIELLADNVIKATEAYEGFLKASA, encoded by the coding sequence ATGGAAAGCAAATCATCAGCCCATTACCAGCGTCTTTTTCGTCAGCGCCTGCGCGAGCAGGGCTTGGTGAAGAAGGAAGTCTGGATATTGCCCGAGCACGCCCATGTGCTTGCGGCGCTTGAGCGGAAACTGCGCCAGCCTCAGTCGGGGCTGGCCTCTATGGAGAAGGAGGGGGATATGAGCATGTCTCAGGTCTGGACTGCGCAAGCCTTGTTTGATGCGCTGTCGGCAACGGAGCTGTTCACTGATGGGCGTGCGGCGGTCGAGCTGATCGACGGAGCCGACGCCAGCTTGCATGTAACCATGCGCGAATACGGCGACCTGCCGTTGTTCATCGCCGTGTTCGGCGAGCAGATCATCGTCGAGGCGCTGCTCTGGCCGCTGGCCGATGTGCGCGATGCGGCTGCTTTCAATGAAGAAGTGCTGCGCAGCCACAAGCTGTTTCCGCTGTCGTGCATTGGTTTGGAAACGCTGCCGGACGGGCAGGCTTGCTACACCATGTTTGGTGCGTTGAGCGCTAGTTCGATCCTGGCCAACGTGGTGCAGGAAATCGAGTTGCTGGCGGATAACGTGATCAAGGCCACCGAAGCCTATGAGGGCTTCCTCAAGGCCAGTGCCTAA
- a CDS encoding MoaD/ThiS family protein encodes MIRVQYFARYREVLGIDGEQLQLAALSSLDQLREHLLSRGGVWQVLAEQNLMCARNQELCSLDSELADGDEVAFFPTVTGG; translated from the coding sequence ATGATTCGCGTGCAGTATTTCGCCCGTTACCGTGAGGTGCTGGGTATCGATGGCGAGCAGTTGCAGCTCGCCGCGCTGAGTAGCCTTGATCAGCTGCGCGAGCACCTGCTTAGCCGCGGCGGCGTATGGCAGGTGCTGGCCGAACAGAACCTGATGTGCGCGCGCAACCAGGAGCTGTGCAGCCTGGATAGCGAACTGGCCGATGGCGATGAAGTGGCCTTCTTCCCCACGGTCACGGGAGGCTAA
- a CDS encoding CaiB/BaiF CoA-transferase family protein: MIPSKPLAGLKVVELGTLIAGPFASRICAEFGAEVVKVESPDGGDPLRKWRKLYEGTSLWWFVQARNKQSITLNLKHEAGREVLKKLLSEADILIENFRPGVLEKLGLGWDVLHALNPKLVMVRLSGFGQTGPMHEQPGFGAVGESMGGLRYITGFEDRPPVRTGISIGDSIAALWGVIGALMALRHREVNGGQGQVVDVALYEAIFAMMESMVPEFDVFGFIRERTGNIMPGITPSSIHTCADGKHIQIGANGDAIFQRFMRAIGRDDLAAAPDLADNAGRDARRDELYGVIDRWTAGLPLSEVEATLVRAEVPASRIYSAEDMFKDPQFLAREMLLSAKLPDGKPFKMPGIVPKLSDTPGGVEWTGPALGEHNAQVLDGLGYSAEQIAALKAAGTI, from the coding sequence ATGATCCCCAGCAAACCCCTCGCCGGCCTGAAAGTGGTCGAACTCGGCACCCTGATCGCCGGGCCGTTCGCCTCGCGTATCTGCGCCGAGTTCGGCGCCGAGGTGGTCAAGGTCGAGTCGCCGGACGGCGGCGACCCGCTGCGCAAGTGGCGCAAGCTGTACGAGGGCACCTCGCTGTGGTGGTTCGTGCAGGCGCGCAACAAGCAGTCGATCACCCTCAACCTCAAGCACGAGGCCGGCCGTGAGGTGCTGAAGAAGCTGCTGAGCGAGGCCGACATCCTGATCGAGAACTTCCGCCCGGGCGTGCTGGAGAAGCTCGGCCTGGGCTGGGACGTACTGCATGCACTCAACCCGAAATTGGTGATGGTGCGCCTGTCCGGCTTCGGCCAGACCGGGCCGATGCACGAACAGCCGGGCTTCGGCGCGGTGGGCGAGTCCATGGGCGGCTTGCGCTACATCACCGGTTTCGAGGATCGCCCGCCGGTGCGCACCGGCATCAGCATCGGTGACTCGATTGCTGCGCTGTGGGGAGTAATCGGCGCGCTGATGGCGCTGCGTCATCGCGAGGTCAACGGTGGCCAGGGTCAGGTGGTCGACGTGGCACTGTACGAGGCGATCTTCGCCATGATGGAGAGCATGGTCCCGGAGTTCGACGTGTTCGGCTTTATCCGCGAACGCACCGGCAACATCATGCCCGGCATAACGCCCTCCTCGATCCACACCTGCGCGGACGGCAAGCACATCCAGATCGGCGCCAATGGCGATGCGATCTTCCAGCGTTTCATGCGCGCCATTGGTCGCGATGATTTGGCCGCTGCGCCGGACCTGGCCGACAACGCTGGCCGCGACGCCCGCCGTGATGAACTGTACGGAGTGATCGACCGCTGGACCGCCGGCCTGCCACTGAGCGAGGTGGAAGCCACCCTGGTGCGCGCCGAGGTGCCGGCCAGCCGTATCTACTCGGCCGAGGACATGTTCAAGGATCCGCAATTCCTCGCCCGCGAGATGCTCCTCTCGGCCAAGCTGCCGGACGGCAAGCCGTTCAAGATGCCCGGCATCGTGCCCAAGCTGAGCGACACACCAGGCGGCGTGGAATGGACCGGGCCGGCGCTGGGCGAACACAACGCACAGGTACTCGACGGATTGGGCTACAGCGCCGAACAGATTGCGGCCTTGAAGGCCGCCGGCACCATCTGA
- a CDS encoding polysaccharide deacetylase family protein, giving the protein MLIRTLLLGFGLLAGSVQAAGPATFATLDRGTWPEPLHSQAAFDSASRAEILTFAQALQASEGLDEAAWKSRLGLKSANLQSIAQVRERFWQRLLENYRFARQSCTPTSDFCAPVADVAALREQARQLVIAPDSRYFAWAEASQRFHLGYLNEQMRLAALFPRISSEIALFSEQERNGDELADMQFLLTFDDGPTTLGGHTDKLAAWLRQQGLNGTFYVLGSNLQQRLRKTSAAALNQLYAGQCVASHGWEHKSHASWADWQGSVSRTRELLQRELPELYVPLFRPPYGQRQADSQAFFASQGLQVALWQIDSQDWSSKVNAEAAGQRVLTLMLLWRRGVLLFHDIHNKAQGALPWVLQASAGVPLQWQDCRSYR; this is encoded by the coding sequence ATGTTGATCAGAACCCTATTGCTTGGCTTCGGCCTGCTGGCCGGCAGCGTTCAGGCCGCCGGCCCCGCGACCTTCGCCACCCTCGATCGCGGCACCTGGCCCGAGCCGCTGCACAGTCAGGCTGCTTTCGATAGCGCCTCGCGCGCGGAAATCCTCACCTTCGCCCAGGCCCTGCAGGCCAGCGAAGGGCTCGACGAGGCGGCCTGGAAATCCCGCCTGGGGCTGAAATCGGCCAACCTGCAGTCGATCGCCCAGGTGCGTGAGCGTTTCTGGCAGCGCCTGCTGGAGAACTATCGCTTCGCCCGGCAGAGCTGCACACCGACCAGCGATTTCTGCGCGCCGGTCGCGGATGTCGCCGCACTGCGCGAGCAGGCCCGGCAACTGGTGATCGCGCCGGACTCGCGCTACTTCGCCTGGGCCGAGGCCAGCCAGCGTTTCCATCTCGGCTACCTCAACGAGCAGATGCGCCTGGCCGCGCTGTTCCCGCGGATCAGCAGCGAGATCGCGCTGTTCTCCGAGCAGGAACGTAACGGCGACGAACTGGCCGATATGCAGTTCCTGCTGACCTTCGACGATGGCCCCACGACGCTCGGCGGCCACACGGACAAGCTGGCGGCCTGGCTGCGCCAGCAGGGCCTCAACGGCACCTTCTACGTGCTCGGCAGCAACCTGCAGCAGCGCCTGCGGAAGACTTCGGCCGCCGCCCTGAACCAGCTGTATGCCGGCCAGTGCGTGGCTTCCCATGGCTGGGAACACAAGTCGCACGCCAGCTGGGCCGACTGGCAGGGCTCGGTGAGCCGCACCCGTGAACTGCTGCAGCGCGAACTGCCGGAGCTGTACGTGCCGCTGTTCCGTCCGCCCTATGGCCAGCGCCAGGCTGACAGCCAGGCCTTCTTCGCCAGCCAGGGCCTGCAGGTGGCGCTGTGGCAGATCGACTCGCAGGACTGGAGCAGCAAGGTCAACGCCGAGGCCGCCGGCCAGCGCGTGCTGACCCTGATGCTGCTGTGGCGCCGCGGTGTGCTGCTGTTCCACGACATCCATAACAAGGCCCAAGGTGCCTTGCCCTGGGTGCTGCAGGCGAGCGCAGGGGTGCCGCTGCAGTGGCAGGATTGCCGCAGCTATCGCTGA
- a CDS encoding ABC transporter substrate-binding protein: MKKLVLLGSLALSLMASSLFAADKPLRLGIEAAYPPFAFKTADGQLDGFDVEIGGALCAEMKVECQWVEQEFDGLIPSLKVKKVDAVLSSMTITDERRKSVDFTGKYYYSPARLAMKAGSEVSADFSSLNGKRIAVQRATTTDRFATEVLAPKGVEVVRYSSQNEIYLDMVSGRVDGTLADAIPVDEGFLKTEQGKGFAFVGPAFTDPAYFGEGAGIAVRKGDQALLDKLNAAILAIRASGEYQKIQSKYFSFDIYGD; the protein is encoded by the coding sequence ATGAAGAAACTCGTCCTGTTGGGCAGTCTTGCCCTGAGCCTGATGGCATCCAGCCTGTTCGCCGCCGATAAACCCCTGCGCCTGGGTATCGAGGCTGCTTATCCGCCCTTTGCCTTCAAGACCGCCGATGGCCAACTGGATGGCTTCGATGTGGAAATCGGTGGCGCCCTGTGCGCCGAGATGAAGGTCGAATGCCAGTGGGTCGAGCAGGAGTTCGATGGACTGATCCCCTCGCTGAAGGTGAAGAAGGTCGATGCCGTGCTGTCGTCCATGACCATCACCGACGAGCGCCGCAAGTCGGTGGATTTCACCGGCAAGTACTACTACAGCCCGGCACGCCTGGCGATGAAGGCCGGTAGCGAAGTCAGCGCCGACTTCAGCAGCCTGAACGGCAAGCGCATCGCCGTGCAGCGCGCCACCACCACCGACCGTTTCGCCACTGAAGTGCTGGCGCCCAAGGGCGTGGAAGTGGTGCGCTACAGCTCGCAGAACGAGATCTACCTGGACATGGTGTCCGGTCGAGTCGACGGCACCCTGGCCGATGCCATTCCGGTGGATGAAGGCTTCCTCAAGACCGAGCAGGGCAAGGGTTTTGCCTTCGTCGGGCCGGCGTTCACCGATCCGGCCTACTTCGGCGAGGGCGCCGGCATCGCCGTGCGCAAGGGCGACCAGGCCCTGCTCGACAAGTTGAATGCGGCGATCCTGGCGATCCGCGCCAGCGGCGAGTACCAGAAGATCCAGAGCAAGTACTTCAGTTTCGATATCTACGGCGACTGA
- a CDS encoding NAD(P)/FAD-dependent oxidoreductase — protein sequence MSAVIDTEFLIIGAGIAGASTGYFLATHSKTVLLERESQPGYHSTGRSAALYTLAYGTPQVRALTAASRAFFDAPPAGFSEHPILSPRGEMVVDFSGDPDELQRQYESGKASVAEMRLLDADQACAIVPVLRRDKVHGAMLDPSAADIDTDALHQGFLRGIRQQGGEIHCTSEVTSIGKTVDGWQVRCGQQLYSARVLINAAGGWCDEIAKLAGVAPIGLVPKRRAAFTFLPPEGVDSHAWPCLVDLHEAFYFKPDAGQLLGSPANADPVEPHDVQPEELDIALGIYQIEEHTSLSIRRPQHSWAGLRSFVADGDLVGGYDTQVQGFFWVAAQGGYGIQTSAAMGEACAALIRQQPLPERLAAFGLTAAMLSPARLHQ from the coding sequence ATGAGCGCGGTGATCGACACTGAATTCCTGATCATCGGCGCCGGTATCGCCGGCGCCTCCACCGGCTACTTCCTCGCCACGCACAGCAAGACCGTCCTGCTGGAGCGCGAGAGCCAGCCCGGCTACCACTCCACCGGTCGCTCCGCGGCGCTCTATACCCTGGCCTACGGCACACCCCAGGTGCGCGCCCTGACCGCCGCCAGCCGCGCCTTCTTCGACGCGCCGCCAGCCGGTTTCAGCGAGCATCCGATCCTCAGCCCACGTGGCGAAATGGTGGTGGACTTCAGCGGCGACCCGGACGAACTACAGCGCCAATATGAAAGCGGCAAGGCCAGCGTGGCGGAGATGCGCCTGCTGGATGCCGACCAGGCCTGCGCCATCGTGCCGGTGCTGCGCCGCGACAAGGTGCATGGCGCCATGCTCGACCCCAGCGCCGCCGATATCGACACCGATGCCCTGCACCAGGGCTTCCTGCGCGGCATTCGCCAACAGGGCGGGGAAATACACTGCACCAGCGAAGTCACCAGCATCGGCAAGACCGTCGACGGCTGGCAGGTGCGCTGCGGCCAGCAGCTGTACAGCGCGCGCGTGCTGATCAACGCCGCCGGCGGCTGGTGCGACGAGATCGCCAAGCTGGCCGGGGTCGCCCCCATCGGCCTGGTCCCCAAGCGCCGCGCGGCCTTCACCTTCCTGCCGCCGGAAGGCGTCGACAGCCATGCCTGGCCCTGCCTGGTGGACCTGCACGAAGCCTTCTACTTCAAGCCGGATGCCGGCCAGTTGCTCGGTTCGCCAGCCAATGCCGACCCGGTCGAGCCCCATGACGTGCAGCCGGAAGAGCTGGACATCGCCCTCGGCATTTACCAGATCGAGGAACACACCAGCCTGAGCATCCGCCGCCCGCAGCACAGCTGGGCCGGGCTGCGCTCGTTCGTCGCCGACGGCGATCTGGTCGGCGGCTACGACACGCAGGTGCAGGGTTTCTTCTGGGTCGCTGCCCAGGGCGGCTATGGCATCCAGACCAGTGCAGCGATGGGCGAGGCCTGCGCCGCACTGATCCGCCAGCAACCATTGCCGGAGCGCTTGGCCGCCTTCGGCCTGACAGCTGCCATGCTCAGCCCCGCCCGCCTGCATCAATAA
- a CDS encoding ornithine cyclodeaminase family protein: MSSPTPYVIHQAEAERLLARIDVPAALRSMFRSLAAGQAVQPAQQLVEFPTGGDFINYLGVLAEEGVYGVKTSPYIPGPQGAVVTAWTLLMSMQTGQPLLLCDAHSLTTARTAATTALAVEELAPAGARHLAIIGSGAVARAHLHHVKGLREWQSIRLYSPSLASRSAAERAELQALDSRLQLCDSQADAVTDVEVILLCTSSAKALLDPLALGRAALITSISTNAPRAHEVPPASLAGMDVYCDYRATTPGSAGEMLLAAETGWNRSSIRGDLPELLSGQAPKPDYQRPVFFRSIGLGLEDMALANALYQLREQGQ; the protein is encoded by the coding sequence ATGTCCAGCCCGACTCCTTATGTGATCCACCAGGCCGAAGCCGAACGTCTGCTCGCCCGCATCGACGTGCCTGCGGCCCTGCGCAGCATGTTCCGCAGCCTGGCCGCCGGCCAGGCCGTGCAGCCGGCGCAGCAGCTGGTGGAGTTCCCCACGGGCGGCGACTTCATCAATTATCTGGGCGTGCTGGCCGAAGAAGGCGTGTACGGGGTCAAAACCTCGCCCTACATTCCCGGCCCACAAGGCGCCGTGGTCACCGCCTGGACCCTGCTGATGTCGATGCAGACCGGCCAGCCGCTGCTGCTGTGCGACGCCCACAGCCTGACCACCGCGCGCACCGCCGCCACCACCGCCCTGGCGGTCGAAGAGCTGGCACCGGCCGGCGCTCGTCACCTGGCGATCATCGGCAGCGGCGCAGTAGCCCGCGCCCACCTGCATCATGTGAAAGGCCTGCGCGAGTGGCAGAGCATCCGCCTGTACTCGCCGAGCCTGGCCAGCCGCAGCGCCGCCGAGCGCGCCGAGCTGCAGGCTCTGGATAGCCGCTTGCAGCTGTGCGACAGCCAGGCAGATGCGGTGACCGACGTCGAAGTGATTCTGCTCTGCACCTCCTCGGCCAAGGCACTGCTCGACCCGCTGGCCCTGGGCCGCGCCGCGCTGATCACCTCGATCAGCACCAACGCGCCGCGCGCCCATGAAGTACCGCCTGCCAGCCTGGCCGGCATGGACGTGTACTGCGACTACCGCGCCACCACCCCCGGCTCGGCCGGCGAGATGCTGCTGGCGGCAGAAACCGGCTGGAACCGCAGCAGCATCCGCGGCGACCTGCCCGAACTGCTCAGCGGCCAGGCGCCCAAGCCGGACTACCAGCGCCCGGTGTTCTTCCGCTCGATCGGCCTGGGCCTGGAAGACATGGCCCTGGCCAACGCCCTGTACCAGCTGCGGGAGCAGGGCCAATGA
- a CDS encoding PhoH family protein, with protein MDDHGHTRSTQPTLYVLDTNVLIHDPNALLNFQEHHVTIPMTVLEELDKLKAGKHSVAAECRQAIRLIDQVLGEANPEEVEKGVPIQRGKSGPCGSLSILMSKRAEPLTWLPEDLNDNKIINQLVDLRSRNPGVRVVLVTKDINMRLKARACGISAEDYHTDQLVDDVNLLSRGYHNMTGSFWDRVNKVETRQGHGRTWHQVQLTDNLPAVHVNEFIIDEQGFVGWVKGIDGRTLTILDLHQEPLLHQEAWGLKPRDIYQSLALFALLDPDIHLVNLSGAAGSGKTILALAAAIEQTMVSKRYRRIIATRSVQGLDEDIGFLPGTEAEKMEPWLGAITDNLEALHMDDESTHGSVDYILQKVPLQFKSLNYIRGRSFQHSLILIDECQNLTPHQMKTIITRAGTGSKVICLGNLAQIDTPYLSATSSGLTYLTERFKDFEHGVHITLQGVPRSLLAEYAETHM; from the coding sequence ATGGATGATCACGGACACACCCGCTCCACCCAGCCCACCCTCTATGTCCTCGACACCAACGTCCTTATCCACGATCCAAACGCGCTGCTGAACTTCCAGGAACACCACGTCACCATCCCCATGACCGTGCTCGAAGAGCTGGACAAGCTCAAGGCCGGCAAGCACTCGGTCGCCGCCGAATGTCGCCAGGCCATCCGCCTGATCGACCAGGTACTGGGCGAGGCCAACCCGGAGGAGGTGGAGAAGGGCGTACCGATCCAGCGTGGCAAGAGCGGGCCCTGCGGCAGTCTGTCGATCCTCATGAGCAAGCGTGCCGAGCCGCTGACCTGGCTGCCGGAAGACCTCAACGACAACAAGATCATCAACCAGTTGGTCGACCTGCGCAGCCGCAATCCGGGTGTGCGTGTGGTGCTGGTGACCAAAGACATCAACATGCGCCTGAAGGCGCGCGCCTGTGGCATTTCCGCGGAGGACTACCACACCGACCAGTTGGTCGACGACGTCAACCTGCTGTCGCGTGGCTACCACAACATGACGGGCTCGTTCTGGGACCGCGTGAACAAGGTCGAGACCCGCCAGGGCCACGGCCGTACCTGGCACCAGGTGCAGCTCACCGACAACCTGCCGGCCGTGCACGTCAACGAGTTCATCATCGACGAGCAGGGCTTCGTTGGCTGGGTCAAGGGCATCGACGGACGCACCCTGACCATCCTCGACCTGCACCAAGAGCCGCTGCTGCACCAGGAAGCCTGGGGCCTCAAGCCGCGCGACATCTACCAGTCGCTGGCGCTGTTCGCCCTGCTCGATCCAGACATCCACCTGGTCAACCTGTCCGGCGCCGCCGGCTCGGGCAAGACCATCCTGGCCCTGGCCGCGGCCATCGAGCAGACCATGGTCAGCAAGCGCTACCGGCGCATCATCGCCACCCGTAGCGTGCAGGGCCTGGACGAGGACATCGGCTTTTTGCCCGGCACCGAAGCCGAGAAGATGGAGCCCTGGCTGGGCGCCATTACCGACAACCTGGAAGCGCTGCACATGGACGACGAGAGCACCCACGGCAGCGTCGACTACATCCTGCAGAAGGTGCCGCTGCAGTTCAAATCGCTCAACTACATCCGCGGGCGCAGTTTCCAGCACAGCCTGATCCTGATCGACGAGTGCCAGAACCTCACACCGCACCAGATGAAGACCATCATCACCCGCGCCGGCACGGGCTCCAAGGTGATCTGCCTGGGCAACCTGGCGCAGATCGATACGCCTTACCTGTCCGCCACCAGCTCGGGTCTCACCTACCTCACCGAACGCTTCAAGGACTTCGAGCACGGCGTACACATCACCTTGCAGGGCGTGCCGCGTTCGCTGCTGGCCGAGTACGCGGAAACCCACATGTAA
- the moaC gene encoding cyclic pyranopterin monophosphate synthase MoaC: MLTHLDSQGRANMVDVTDKAVTSREAVAEARVRMLPATLQMIASGGHPKGDVFAVARIAGIQAAKKTSDLIPLCHPLMLTSVKVELQAEGDDCVRIQARCKLAGQTGVEMEALTAASVAALTIYDMCKAVDRGMVIESVRLLEKLGGKSGHFIAEQPA; this comes from the coding sequence GTGCTGACCCATCTCGATTCCCAAGGCCGCGCCAACATGGTGGATGTCACCGACAAGGCGGTGACCTCCCGCGAGGCTGTGGCCGAAGCCCGCGTGCGCATGCTGCCCGCCACCCTGCAGATGATCGCCAGCGGCGGCCATCCGAAAGGCGACGTGTTTGCCGTGGCGCGCATTGCCGGCATCCAGGCGGCGAAGAAGACATCTGATCTGATCCCGCTGTGCCATCCGCTGATGCTGACCAGCGTCAAAGTCGAACTGCAGGCCGAGGGTGACGACTGCGTGCGCATCCAGGCGCGCTGCAAGCTGGCCGGGCAGACCGGCGTGGAGATGGAAGCACTGACCGCCGCCAGCGTCGCCGCGCTGACTATCTATGACATGTGCAAGGCGGTGGATCGCGGCATGGTCATCGAATCGGTGCGCCTGCTGGAGAAACTAGGCGGCAAGAGCGGCCACTTTATAGCGGAGCAGCCGGCATGA
- a CDS encoding transcriptional regulator codes for MTPRPAADLDNFRAIADAIATLFYPHAEVVLHDLRTQKIDHIANNLSKRAVGDDAALEDMLSGEVDERNIGPYEKLNWDGQKIRSLSTVLRDAKGTPIAVLCLNLNISMFERAKQALDLFLSASRLIPQPDALFRDDWQERINTFLHAWLQQRQLGLNLLTREHKRELVEALHAEGAFKGKSAANYVANVLNMGRATVYKHLKEIKGEA; via the coding sequence ATGACGCCCCGCCCCGCCGCCGACCTCGACAACTTCCGCGCCATCGCCGACGCCATCGCCACCCTGTTCTACCCCCATGCCGAGGTGGTGCTGCACGACCTGCGCACGCAGAAGATCGACCATATCGCCAACAACCTATCCAAGCGCGCAGTCGGCGACGATGCAGCGCTGGAAGACATGCTCAGCGGCGAGGTGGACGAGCGCAATATCGGCCCCTACGAGAAGCTCAACTGGGACGGCCAGAAGATCCGTTCGCTCAGCACCGTGCTGCGCGATGCCAAGGGCACGCCGATCGCCGTGCTGTGCCTGAACCTGAATATCTCGATGTTCGAGCGCGCCAAGCAGGCGCTGGATCTGTTCCTCTCCGCCAGCAGGCTGATCCCGCAACCGGACGCACTGTTCCGCGACGACTGGCAGGAGCGCATCAACACCTTCCTGCACGCCTGGCTGCAGCAGCGCCAACTCGGTCTCAACCTGCTGACCCGCGAACACAAGCGCGAACTGGTCGAGGCGCTGCACGCCGAAGGCGCGTTCAAGGGCAAGAGCGCCGCCAACTATGTGGCCAATGTGCTGAACATGGGCCGCGCCACGGTCTACAAGCACCTCAAGGAAATCAAGGGCGAGGCCTAA
- a CDS encoding tetratricopeptide repeat protein, with product MSFLPRTIASLLFASTAALVQAEQLPIEVLSAVVKDQRIADAEVLVQKNGAQSVVGKTNAQGQVSLTTAFPDDAASLLIIKKTGYSNLVAKCPCKGMTYAISPVMQSLDGMRVVLSWGQAPADLDSHIAYPGNHVFFSEKEGEEANLDVDDTDSYGPETITLQKKRFGETYVYAVHDFINSTNPSANALSASQAKVFVYVGQSLVRTYYVPQGQRGNLWTVFRVAGNGDFQDINQLQGISGESATIGGILQPLQNEGQSIASLTATQAAQGDAKALNRQGETAYHAGQLDQAIDFYREAIELDANYGQAYGNLGLAYQKAGRTAEAIWANRKAIALASGASAATVRAGSYYNIARIYEAAEQYDDALRHYHLAKEQKANPVYDKAILRVQDRH from the coding sequence GTGAGTTTTCTCCCTCGCACCATCGCATCCCTGCTGTTCGCATCCACCGCTGCCCTGGTCCAGGCCGAGCAACTGCCCATCGAAGTGCTCAGTGCCGTGGTCAAGGACCAGCGCATCGCCGACGCCGAAGTGCTGGTGCAGAAGAACGGCGCGCAGAGCGTGGTCGGCAAGACCAACGCCCAGGGCCAGGTCAGCCTGACCACGGCCTTCCCTGATGATGCCGCCAGCCTGCTGATCATCAAGAAAACCGGCTACTCCAACCTGGTCGCCAAATGCCCGTGCAAGGGCATGACCTACGCCATCAGCCCGGTGATGCAGAGCCTCGACGGTATGCGCGTGGTGCTCAGCTGGGGGCAGGCCCCGGCCGACCTCGACTCGCACATCGCCTACCCGGGCAACCACGTCTTCTTCAGCGAGAAGGAGGGCGAGGAGGCCAACCTGGATGTCGACGACACCGACAGCTACGGCCCGGAAACCATCACCCTGCAGAAGAAGCGCTTCGGCGAGACCTATGTGTACGCCGTGCATGACTTCATCAACAGCACCAACCCTTCGGCCAATGCCCTGAGCGCCAGCCAGGCCAAGGTGTTCGTCTATGTCGGCCAGTCGCTGGTGCGCACCTACTACGTGCCGCAGGGCCAGCGTGGCAACCTGTGGACGGTGTTCCGCGTCGCCGGCAATGGCGACTTCCAGGACATCAACCAGCTGCAGGGCATCAGTGGCGAAAGCGCCACCATCGGCGGCATCCTCCAGCCGCTGCAGAACGAAGGCCAGAGCATTGCCAGCCTGACTGCCACACAAGCCGCCCAGGGCGACGCCAAGGCACTCAACCGCCAGGGTGAGACGGCCTACCATGCCGGCCAGCTGGACCAGGCCATCGACTTCTACCGCGAAGCCATCGAGCTGGATGCCAACTACGGCCAGGCCTATGGCAACCTCGGCCTGGCCTACCAGAAGGCCGGGCGCACCGCCGAGGCGATCTGGGCCAACCGCAAGGCCATCGCCTTGGCCAGCGGCGCCAGTGCGGCCACCGTGCGGGCCGGCTCCTACTACAACATCGCGCGTATCTACGAGGCGGCCGAGCAGTACGACGACGCCCTGCGCCACTACCACCTGGCCAAGGAACAGAAGGCCAACCCGGTGTACGACAAGGCCATCCTGCGCGTGCAGGATCGTCACTGA